From a single Phaenicophaeus curvirostris isolate KB17595 chromosome 8, BPBGC_Pcur_1.0, whole genome shotgun sequence genomic region:
- the TMED5 gene encoding transmembrane emp24 domain-containing protein 5 produces the protein MAAPPLLLVLLVLLPPPGSTEFSPSLDSDFTFTLPAGRRECFYQPMRREASLELEYQVLDGAGLDVDFQLLSPNGETLVFDERKSDGVHTVETEEGDYMFCFDNTFSTISEKVIFFELILDNMGEEGQDQEDWKKYVTGTDLLDMKLEDILESINSVKARLSKSVQIQTLLRAFEARDRNIQESNFDRVNFWSMVNLGVMVVVSAVQVYMLKSLFEDKRKSRT, from the exons ATGGCGGCGCCGCCgttgctgctggtgctgctggtgctgctgccgccgcccgGCAGCACCGAGTTCAGCCCGTCCCTCGACAGCGACTTCACGTTCACGCTGCCCGCGGGGCGCCGGGAGTGCTTCTACCAGCCCATGCGCAGGGAGGCGTCGCTGGAGCTCGAGTACCAG GTTCTAGATGGAGCAGGATTAGATGTTGATTTTCAACTGCTGTCTCCGAACGGTGAAACTCTGGTTTTtgatgaaagaaaatcagatgGAGTTCATAC GGTGGAAACAGAAGAAGGGGATTATATGTTCTGCTTTGACAACACGTTCAGCACCATTTCCGAAAAGGTGATTTTCTTTGAATTGATCCTGGACaacatgggagaagagggacAAGATCAGGAAGACTGGAAGAAGTATGTTACAGGCACAGATCTCCTAGATATGAAACTGGAAGACATTCTG GAGTCCATAAACAGCGTCAAAGCCAGATTAAGCAAAAGCGTCCAGATTCAGACCCTGCTCAGAGCATTTGAGGCTCGAGACCGAAATATACAGGAAAGCAACTTTGACAGAGTGAACTTCTGGTCCATGGTCAACCTGGGAGTGATGGTGGTGGTGTCAGCTGTGCAGGTCTACATGCTGAAAAGTCTCTTtgaggacaagaggaaaagtaGAACTTAG